In the Paraburkholderia acidisoli genome, one interval contains:
- a CDS encoding FecR family protein has protein sequence MERPHSPPNEPPHPSPANADIEAQAAAWFVRRQGDAHGRRQGGAGDEAAFRAWLGEHPAHGAAYEQIANAWQALDRLPAHEIARWRAEAHEQAKAGAEARALASPGRRAFVPRFALAGTAFALLGGGALAWRLWETTPTFSASYETPRGAFQTVSLPDGSKLDLDTDTRVEARLYRHRREVRLVRGQAMFAVRSNAGCPFEVLARGVTVTVVGTRFAVRCTETGLEHGNVRVAVEEGRVRVAAGSASAAGSVPAQQDVVELTAGQAVATDASGALRAIGTIPAADVAAWRDHRVTFDNTTLLRALQEFERYGATNVRVDAPAVAAMRLTGSFDVRQASRFVYALPRVLPVRLRARGDAIEIVRAV, from the coding sequence ATGGAACGACCCCACTCTCCCCCGAACGAGCCCCCGCATCCCTCTCCCGCCAACGCCGATATCGAAGCGCAGGCGGCGGCGTGGTTCGTCCGGCGGCAGGGCGACGCGCACGGGCGGCGGCAGGGCGGCGCCGGCGACGAAGCCGCGTTTCGCGCGTGGCTCGGGGAACACCCGGCGCACGGCGCGGCCTATGAGCAGATCGCGAACGCCTGGCAGGCGCTCGACCGGTTGCCCGCGCACGAGATCGCGCGCTGGCGTGCCGAAGCCCATGAGCAGGCGAAAGCCGGCGCCGAAGCCCGCGCGCTCGCGTCTCCCGGCCGCCGCGCCTTCGTGCCGCGCTTCGCGCTGGCCGGCACCGCGTTCGCGCTCCTGGGCGGCGGCGCGCTGGCCTGGCGGCTTTGGGAAACCACGCCGACGTTCAGCGCGAGCTACGAAACGCCGCGCGGCGCGTTCCAGACCGTGTCGCTGCCCGACGGCAGCAAGCTCGACCTCGACACCGATACGCGCGTCGAGGCGCGTCTGTACCGGCATCGGCGCGAAGTGCGTCTCGTGCGCGGCCAGGCGATGTTCGCCGTGCGTTCCAATGCCGGTTGCCCGTTCGAGGTGCTCGCGCGCGGCGTGACGGTGACGGTGGTGGGAACGCGCTTCGCCGTGCGCTGCACCGAAACAGGCCTCGAGCACGGCAACGTGCGCGTGGCGGTGGAGGAAGGGCGCGTGCGGGTGGCGGCGGGGTCGGCATCGGCTGCGGGATCGGTGCCGGCGCAACAGGACGTGGTCGAACTCACGGCGGGACAAGCCGTGGCCACGGACGCCAGCGGCGCGCTGCGCGCCATCGGCACGATCCCCGCCGCCGACGTGGCCGCCTGGCGCGACCATCGCGTGACTTTCGACAACACCACGTTGCTGCGCGCGTTGCAGGAATTCGAGCGCTACGGCGCGACGAACGTGCGGGTGGACGCCCCCGCGGTGGCCGCCATGCGCCTCACCGGCAGCTTCGACGTGCGCCAGGCGAGCCGCTTCGTGTACGCGCTGCCGCGTGTGTTGCCCGTGCGTTTGCGCGCGCGCGGCGACGCGATCGAGATCGTGCGCGCGGTGTAG
- a CDS encoding ribonuclease E inhibitor RraB, whose translation MKTALADVDHLRAMDAKGDDFSLSRDVEFCLLAPSAEKAATVAGFINDYQYGRASVQHVEAQCRVLVLVHMPVLQHNILAVSGFMTCIAALFGLTYDGWGCVVQQRN comes from the coding sequence GTGAAAACCGCCCTGGCGGACGTCGACCATTTGCGTGCGATGGATGCGAAGGGCGATGACTTCAGCCTGTCGCGCGATGTCGAGTTCTGCCTGCTTGCGCCTTCCGCGGAAAAAGCGGCAACGGTTGCCGGATTCATCAACGACTACCAGTACGGCCGCGCCTCGGTGCAGCACGTCGAGGCGCAATGTCGGGTGCTCGTTCTCGTCCACATGCCCGTGCTTCAGCACAATATTCTGGCGGTGTCGGGGTTCATGACGTGTATCGCGGCGCTCTTCGGACTCACTTACGACGGTTGGGGCTGCGTCGTTCAGCAGCGGAACTGA
- a CDS encoding sigma-70 family RNA polymerase sigma factor translates to MVERYYRELVRFLSRLVNDGDTAADIAQESYVRVLSLRNTGAAISDPRGLLYRTARNLVIDTHRRATVRAHHVDELETIDEPVAPVSSQPEAAWEASRRTTALVAAIDALPPRCREAFVLHKFDGLSHAEVAARMGISRNMVEKHVIRGVVACRQRLAAFECATAESASAETCARPRAEARAE, encoded by the coding sequence GTGGTCGAACGCTACTACCGCGAACTTGTTCGCTTCCTTTCCCGGCTGGTCAATGACGGCGATACCGCCGCGGATATCGCCCAGGAAAGCTACGTTCGCGTGCTTTCGCTGCGCAATACCGGCGCGGCGATCAGCGACCCGCGCGGCCTGCTGTATCGCACCGCGCGCAATCTCGTGATCGATACGCACCGGCGTGCTACAGTCCGCGCTCACCACGTGGACGAGCTGGAGACGATCGACGAGCCCGTCGCGCCCGTGTCGAGCCAGCCCGAGGCCGCGTGGGAAGCATCGCGGCGCACGACCGCGCTGGTCGCCGCCATCGACGCCCTTCCGCCGCGCTGCCGCGAAGCCTTCGTGCTGCACAAGTTCGACGGCCTGAGCCATGCCGAAGTCGCCGCGCGCATGGGCATTTCGCGCAACATGGTCGAGAAGCACGTCATACGCGGCGTGGTCGCGTGCCGGCAGCGGCTGGCGGCGTTCGAGTGCGCGACGGCGGAATCCGCGAGCGCGGAAACGTGCGCCAGGCCGCGCGCCGAAGCGCGGGCCGAATGA
- a CDS encoding LysR family transcriptional regulator has protein sequence MELRHLRYFLAVADCGSVAEAARRLHIVQPALSRQIRDLEEELGSDLFHRNAKGVQLTVPGERFAIDARRLLGDLETARELFVRLARGQAGALKIGLAPNYSWHPATLKPVRNFKATHPDVTVMLEPALAAKQLARIASGSLDGGFLAWRDPRDPAFNACHLFDCHLRLAVPRPADGSAPVVPTRLAELKDEPFMWFAREVAPAYNDFLIHQCQLAGFSPRIVPIGGDVSTILGLVAAGMGYAIVPEACIYSCPNQVMLIEHADLTLSYPVEFVWRADAVNPALDAFIAAVAEAG, from the coding sequence ATGGAACTCCGACACCTGCGATATTTCCTTGCCGTCGCCGATTGCGGCAGCGTGGCGGAAGCCGCGCGACGACTTCATATCGTCCAGCCCGCATTGAGCAGACAGATCCGCGATCTCGAAGAAGAACTGGGCAGCGACCTGTTTCATCGCAATGCAAAGGGCGTGCAACTGACCGTGCCGGGCGAGCGCTTCGCCATCGACGCGCGGCGGTTACTGGGCGATCTGGAAACCGCGCGCGAGTTGTTCGTGCGGCTCGCGCGAGGCCAGGCGGGCGCGTTGAAGATCGGGCTGGCGCCCAATTACAGCTGGCATCCGGCAACGCTGAAACCCGTGCGTAACTTCAAGGCCACGCATCCCGACGTCACCGTCATGCTCGAGCCCGCGCTGGCGGCGAAGCAACTGGCGCGCATTGCGAGCGGCAGTCTCGACGGCGGGTTCCTCGCGTGGCGCGATCCGCGCGACCCGGCGTTCAACGCGTGTCATCTGTTCGACTGCCATTTGCGGCTCGCGGTCCCGCGCCCCGCCGACGGTTCCGCGCCCGTGGTGCCCACGCGTCTCGCCGAGCTGAAAGACGAACCGTTCATGTGGTTCGCGAGAGAAGTGGCGCCGGCCTATAACGACTTTCTGATCCATCAATGCCAGCTTGCCGGTTTCTCGCCGCGCATCGTGCCGATCGGCGGCGACGTCTCGACGATACTCGGCCTCGTGGCCGCCGGCATGGGCTACGCGATCGTGCCGGAGGCCTGCATCTATAGTTGTCCGAACCAGGTGATGCTGATCGAGCACGCGGACCTGACCTTGTCGTATCCCGTCGAATTCGTCTGGCGCGCCGACGCGGTCAATCCGGCGCTCGACGCCTTCATCGCAGCGGTCGCCGAGGCGGGTTGA
- a CDS encoding PepSY-associated TM helix domain-containing protein, protein MTRSANTEPKARGVRQSMSDLHTWAGLLAGWILYAMFLTGTVSYFKEEISQWMRPELAHQQVTPDPAEVAQRVTGTLATLAAGSSQWGIQLPTDRANAASAFWRIPPGSHDKRFFDEATFDPATGKKVSARETLGGDFFYRFHFQFWYLPAMWGRWVAGFCAMFMLVAIVSGVITHKKIFVDFFTFRWGKGQRSWLDAHNALSVFGLPFHLMITYTGLVTLMTMYMPWGAQTALTTPAQRQELMTQLNAFIQPGKPSGVPAPLANVAPMVREAQARWGHDNVLRVTITNPGDASARVAVSRGEAARVSVSPQYLLFDGASGKLLQVNDHVGGAAETRGVLYALHMGRFSDLQLRWLYFIVSLAGTAMVGTGLVMWTVKRRQKLPDPARPYFGFRLVERLNIASIAGLSIAMTAYLWANRLLPVALANRADAEINVFFAIWAATFFYALARPAKRAWIELLWCAAALLALLPVLNALTTQRPFWHSVAVGDWVYAGFDLMMWALAALHAALALRTARHRPRAKSAPARRASALREQEDA, encoded by the coding sequence ATGACGCGCAGCGCCAACACCGAACCGAAAGCGCGCGGCGTGCGTCAGAGCATGTCCGACTTGCATACGTGGGCAGGGCTGCTCGCCGGCTGGATTCTCTATGCGATGTTCCTGACCGGCACGGTCAGCTATTTCAAGGAAGAGATTTCGCAGTGGATGCGGCCCGAACTCGCGCATCAGCAGGTCACGCCCGATCCCGCCGAAGTCGCGCAGCGCGTGACCGGCACGCTCGCCACGCTGGCGGCGGGCAGTTCGCAATGGGGCATCCAGTTGCCGACCGATCGCGCCAACGCCGCGAGCGCGTTCTGGCGCATTCCGCCCGGCTCGCACGACAAACGTTTCTTCGATGAAGCGACCTTCGACCCCGCCACCGGCAAGAAGGTGAGCGCGCGCGAGACGCTGGGCGGCGACTTCTTCTATCGCTTTCACTTTCAGTTCTGGTACCTGCCCGCGATGTGGGGGCGCTGGGTCGCGGGCTTTTGCGCGATGTTCATGCTCGTGGCGATCGTGAGCGGCGTCATCACGCACAAGAAGATCTTCGTGGACTTCTTCACGTTCCGCTGGGGCAAGGGGCAGCGTTCATGGCTCGACGCGCACAACGCGCTCTCCGTGTTCGGCCTGCCGTTTCATTTGATGATCACCTACACGGGCCTCGTCACGTTGATGACGATGTACATGCCGTGGGGCGCGCAAACCGCATTGACGACGCCCGCGCAGCGCCAGGAACTCATGACGCAGCTGAACGCGTTCATCCAGCCGGGCAAGCCCTCCGGCGTGCCGGCGCCGCTCGCGAACGTGGCGCCGATGGTGCGCGAGGCGCAGGCCCGCTGGGGCCACGACAACGTGCTGCGCGTGACGATCACCAATCCCGGCGATGCGAGCGCGCGCGTGGCCGTGTCGCGCGGCGAGGCGGCGCGCGTTTCCGTGAGCCCGCAGTATCTGCTGTTCGACGGCGCGAGCGGCAAGCTGCTCCAGGTGAACGACCACGTGGGCGGCGCGGCCGAAACGCGCGGCGTGCTCTACGCGCTGCACATGGGACGTTTCAGCGACCTGCAACTGCGCTGGCTCTATTTCATCGTGAGTCTCGCGGGTACGGCCATGGTGGGCACGGGGCTCGTGATGTGGACCGTCAAGCGGCGCCAGAAGCTGCCCGATCCGGCGCGCCCCTACTTCGGTTTCCGGCTGGTCGAGCGGCTCAATATCGCGAGCATCGCTGGTCTGTCGATTGCGATGACCGCGTATCTATGGGCCAATCGTCTGCTGCCGGTCGCGCTCGCGAATCGCGCCGACGCCGAGATCAACGTGTTCTTCGCGATCTGGGCCGCCACGTTCTTCTACGCGCTCGCGCGCCCCGCGAAGCGCGCGTGGATCGAACTGTTGTGGTGTGCGGCCGCGCTGCTGGCGTTGCTGCCGGTGCTCAATGCGCTCACCACGCAGCGGCCCTTCTGGCACAGCGTGGCCGTGGGCGACTGGGTCTACGCGGGCTTCGATCTGATGATGTGGGCGCTGGCCGCGCTGCATGCGGCGCTCGCGTTGCGCACGGCGCGCCATCGTCCGCGTGCGAAGTCCGCGCCCGCGCGCCGTGCGAGCGCGCTGCGCGAACAGGAGGACGCGTGA
- a CDS encoding M20 aminoacylase family protein translates to MIVEESIAAFQPELTRIRRHLHAHPELRFEEQQTADYVATLLEAWDIPVVRGIGGHGLVGILRGEGNGKRSIGLRADMDALPMQEANTFAHASRHEGKMHACGHDGHTAMLLGAARYLSQHRDFDGTVNFIFQPAEEGGAGARRMIEDGLFERCPMDAVFGVHNWPGLAVGRFGVRPDALMASSNTFSLQIGGRGSHAGQPHRSADPVMIATQIAQAWQTIVSRNVDPNDSAVLSVTQIHAGDAVNVIPEHAVLSGTVRSFSVDVTNLIESRMRTIAEGIAAAFDVDLTFHFARIYPALVNHAVEAGLVADVMGELVGAENVDENMTRTMASEDFSFYLLHKPGAYAFIGNGDGTERLPGQAEGPCQLHSASYDFNDALLPLGTKYWVALTHAYLNRVEYPLRCIQATHRGWPVAKAGA, encoded by the coding sequence ATGATCGTCGAGGAATCCATTGCCGCCTTTCAACCCGAACTGACGCGGATCCGGCGTCACCTCCATGCGCATCCCGAGTTGCGCTTCGAAGAACAGCAAACCGCCGACTATGTCGCGACGCTGCTCGAAGCCTGGGATATTCCGGTCGTGCGGGGCATTGGCGGTCACGGTCTGGTGGGCATCTTGCGCGGCGAAGGCAACGGCAAGCGTTCGATCGGACTGCGCGCCGACATGGATGCGCTGCCGATGCAGGAAGCCAACACGTTCGCGCATGCGTCGCGGCACGAAGGCAAGATGCACGCGTGCGGCCACGACGGGCACACGGCCATGCTGCTCGGCGCGGCGCGTTATCTGTCGCAACATCGCGACTTCGACGGCACCGTGAATTTCATCTTTCAGCCTGCGGAAGAGGGCGGTGCGGGCGCGCGCCGCATGATCGAAGACGGCCTGTTCGAGCGTTGCCCCATGGATGCCGTGTTTGGCGTGCACAACTGGCCGGGCCTGGCGGTGGGACGTTTTGGCGTGCGGCCCGACGCGCTGATGGCGTCCAGCAACACGTTCAGCCTGCAGATCGGCGGGCGCGGTTCGCACGCGGGGCAACCGCATCGCAGCGCCGACCCGGTCATGATCGCCACGCAGATCGCGCAGGCGTGGCAGACCATCGTCTCGCGCAATGTCGATCCCAACGACTCCGCCGTGTTGTCGGTCACGCAGATCCACGCGGGCGACGCCGTGAACGTGATTCCCGAACACGCGGTGTTGAGCGGCACGGTGCGCAGCTTCAGTGTCGACGTCACCAATCTGATCGAGAGCCGGATGCGCACGATCGCGGAAGGCATTGCCGCGGCCTTCGACGTCGATCTCACGTTTCATTTCGCGCGCATCTATCCGGCGCTCGTCAATCACGCCGTCGAAGCCGGTCTCGTCGCCGACGTCATGGGCGAACTGGTCGGCGCGGAGAACGTCGACGAAAACATGACGCGCACCATGGCCTCGGAGGACTTTTCGTTTTATCTGCTGCACAAGCCGGGCGCCTATGCCTTTATCGGCAACGGCGACGGCACGGAGCGCCTGCCGGGCCAGGCGGAAGGCCCGTGTCAGTTGCACAGCGCGAGTTACGACTTCAACGACGCGTTGCTGCCGCTCGGCACGAAATACTGGGTCGCGCTGACGCACGCGTATCTCAACCGCGTGGAGTATCCGCTGCGCTGTATTCAGGCCACGCATCGCGGCTGGCCAGTGGCGAAGGCGGGTGCCTGA
- a CDS encoding CGNR zinc finger domain-containing protein: MEFRSLPAMFVADAPGLDFLNSIATPVDETVDWIADGAGFLAWIEQAGMAPPEALAALRAQFPAADFDAVAERARALREWFRGFVGERKGRPLAAADLGALAPLNALLARDERHGELVADAEGADRALVYRESRRWHTPDSLLMPVADALATLVSTEDFTHVKACEGHRCTLLFADHTRGHARRWCSMASCGNRAKVAAHRQRLKARGEREA; encoded by the coding sequence ATGGAATTTCGTTCGCTGCCCGCGATGTTCGTGGCCGACGCGCCCGGTCTCGACTTCCTCAACTCGATCGCCACGCCTGTTGACGAAACGGTCGACTGGATCGCCGACGGCGCCGGCTTTCTCGCGTGGATCGAGCAGGCCGGCATGGCGCCGCCCGAGGCACTCGCCGCGCTGCGCGCGCAGTTCCCGGCCGCCGACTTCGACGCCGTCGCCGAGCGGGCGCGCGCCTTACGCGAGTGGTTTCGCGGGTTTGTCGGCGAGCGCAAGGGCCGCCCGCTCGCGGCCGCCGATCTCGGCGCACTGGCGCCGCTCAACGCGCTGCTCGCGCGCGACGAGCGCCACGGCGAACTCGTTGCCGATGCAGAGGGAGCGGATCGCGCGCTCGTTTACCGCGAGTCGCGCCGCTGGCATACGCCCGACTCGCTGCTGATGCCGGTGGCGGACGCGCTCGCGACACTCGTCAGCACGGAGGATTTCACGCACGTGAAGGCGTGCGAGGGCCACCGCTGCACGCTGCTGTTCGCCGACCACACGCGCGGCCACGCGCGGCGCTGGTGCAGCATGGCGAGTTGCGGCAACCGGGCCAAGGTGGCCGCGCATCGGCAGCGATTGAAGGCGCGCGGAGAGCGCGAAGCGTAG
- the dinB gene encoding DNA polymerase IV: MSHAPPRRIAHLDMDAFYASVELLRYPELRGQAVVIGGGRNAAPELLANGTRRFARLRDYVGRGVVTTSTYEARAFGVFSAMGMMKAAQLAPEAILLPTDFDSYRRYSRLFKDAVHTFTDQIEDRGIDEIYIDLTEVEGESRELGERIKRAVNQATGLTCSIAIAPNKLLAKIGSELDKPDGLTILTSADLETRIWPLAAKKVNGIGPRASERLASLGMNTIGDVAAADLGVLQENFGQKYAAWLARIAQGHDERAVVVSSEPKSMSRETTFERDMHVRRDRETLTPALSQLCERVAQDLERKGYSARTVGIKIKFADFKIVTRDLSLPHAVSTAQEIRRAAGECLKRVDLDRRIRLIGVRASALERFSADNPAPRQVQGELPFGS, from the coding sequence GTGAGCCACGCGCCGCCCCGCCGCATCGCTCATCTCGACATGGACGCGTTCTACGCATCCGTGGAGCTGCTCCGCTATCCCGAGTTGCGTGGCCAGGCGGTCGTGATCGGCGGGGGCCGCAATGCCGCGCCGGAACTGCTCGCCAACGGCACACGGCGCTTCGCGCGGCTGCGCGATTACGTCGGGCGCGGCGTGGTCACCACGTCCACTTACGAAGCGCGCGCGTTCGGCGTGTTCTCGGCCATGGGCATGATGAAGGCCGCGCAACTCGCGCCCGAGGCCATCCTGCTGCCCACCGACTTCGACTCGTACCGCCGTTACTCGCGGCTGTTCAAAGACGCGGTGCATACCTTCACGGACCAGATCGAAGACCGCGGCATCGACGAAATCTATATCGATCTCACCGAAGTCGAAGGCGAGTCGCGCGAACTGGGCGAACGCATCAAGCGCGCGGTCAATCAGGCCACCGGCCTCACCTGCTCGATCGCCATCGCGCCCAACAAGCTGCTCGCGAAGATCGGCTCCGAACTCGACAAGCCGGACGGCCTCACCATCCTCACGAGCGCCGACCTCGAAACGCGCATCTGGCCGCTGGCCGCGAAGAAGGTGAACGGCATCGGGCCGCGCGCGAGCGAGCGCCTCGCGAGTCTCGGCATGAACACGATCGGCGACGTCGCGGCGGCCGACCTCGGCGTGCTGCAGGAGAATTTCGGCCAGAAGTACGCGGCGTGGCTCGCGCGTATCGCGCAGGGCCACGACGAGCGCGCCGTGGTGGTCTCGTCGGAACCGAAGTCGATGAGCCGCGAAACCACCTTCGAGCGCGACATGCACGTGCGGCGCGACCGCGAGACGCTCACGCCCGCGCTTTCGCAGCTGTGCGAACGCGTCGCGCAAGACCTGGAGCGCAAGGGTTACAGCGCGCGCACGGTGGGCATCAAAATCAAGTTCGCCGACTTCAAGATCGTCACGCGCGATCTGTCGCTGCCGCACGCCGTGTCCACCGCGCAGGAGATTCGCCGCGCGGCGGGCGAGTGTCTCAAGCGTGTCGATCTCGACCGGCGCATACGGCTGATCGGCGTGCGCGCGAGTGCGCTGGAGCGTTTTTCGGCGGACAATCCGGCACCGCGCCAGGTGCAAGGCGAACTGCCGTTCGGCTCATAG
- a CDS encoding MFS transporter, with product MAAASVGNILEIYDFIAYGIFAVPISRTFFPASSDFAALILTFITFAVGFLVRPAGALVLGRYADRAGRKKALSLTLLLMAAGTVVPAVCPSYASIGVAAPLLIVLGRLVQGFSAGGEIGGTVAMLIENAPQSRKGLFGSFQQMSQGGGTLIAGLVGLALTSCFTQAQIFGGAWRLAFAFGLLIAPVGWYIRRSVAETPDFEHAQRAPRRALWPQLVEYKGRVLTGVAIMVFWTIATYVSNYFTTYAVREVHLSLFDSYIGQVSYGIAMMTMCPIVGALSDRIGTRAPMLFGAALTAVVAYPLFLLLAHYPSLATLVAVQVAIAFLLACYAACASTVLGSVFPTGFRATGVGLAYAIGVTVFGGFTPVAVTALIGFTGDRLVIGYYLAAAALISCVPVLFISHREGKAAPEAAAVQFE from the coding sequence GTGGCAGCCGCGTCGGTCGGCAACATTCTGGAAATTTACGATTTCATTGCCTACGGCATCTTCGCCGTTCCCATCTCCCGCACGTTCTTTCCCGCCAGTTCGGACTTCGCCGCGCTGATCCTCACATTCATCACGTTCGCCGTGGGTTTCCTCGTGAGACCGGCCGGTGCGCTCGTGCTCGGCCGCTACGCGGACCGGGCGGGCCGCAAGAAAGCGCTGAGCCTCACCTTGCTGCTCATGGCCGCCGGAACCGTGGTGCCGGCCGTGTGCCCGTCGTATGCCAGCATCGGCGTGGCGGCGCCGCTCCTGATCGTGCTGGGCCGCCTCGTGCAGGGCTTTTCGGCGGGTGGCGAAATTGGCGGCACGGTGGCCATGCTGATCGAGAACGCGCCGCAATCGCGCAAAGGGCTGTTCGGCTCGTTCCAGCAGATGTCGCAAGGCGGCGGCACGCTGATCGCCGGACTTGTGGGACTCGCGTTGACGAGCTGCTTCACGCAGGCGCAGATTTTCGGCGGCGCGTGGCGACTGGCGTTCGCGTTCGGGCTGCTGATCGCGCCCGTGGGCTGGTACATCCGGCGCTCGGTGGCCGAAACGCCCGATTTCGAACACGCGCAGCGTGCGCCGCGCCGTGCGCTGTGGCCGCAACTGGTCGAATACAAGGGGCGCGTGCTGACCGGCGTGGCGATCATGGTGTTCTGGACGATTGCGACCTACGTGTCGAATTACTTCACGACCTATGCGGTGCGCGAAGTGCATTTGAGTCTCTTCGACAGTTATATCGGGCAGGTGAGTTACGGCATTGCGATGATGACGATGTGCCCGATCGTGGGCGCGCTCTCGGACCGTATCGGCACCCGGGCGCCCATGCTGTTCGGCGCCGCGCTGACCGCGGTTGTCGCGTATCCGCTCTTCCTGCTGCTCGCGCATTACCCGAGTCTCGCCACGCTCGTGGCGGTGCAGGTCGCGATCGCGTTTTTGCTCGCGTGCTATGCCGCGTGTGCGTCCACCGTGCTGGGCAGCGTGTTTCCCACCGGGTTTCGCGCAACCGGCGTGGGTCTCGCGTACGCCATCGGCGTGACGGTGTTCGGCGGCTTCACGCCGGTGGCCGTGACCGCGCTGATCGGCTTCACGGGCGACCGGCTCGTGATCGGCTATTACCTCGCGGCGGCGGCGCTGATCAGTTGCGTACCCGTGCTATTTATTTCGCACCGCGAAGGAAAAGCGGCGCCGGAAGCGGCGGCCGTTCAATTCGAATGA
- a CDS encoding DUF3325 domain-containing protein yields the protein MSMLALILCVPAFVCLALAMERHQRLVFGAALSRVAARTLRVTGWLGLVVALGLAVAAQGWALGLVWYSGCTSLAAGVVYALLIVYERRATARQ from the coding sequence ATGTCGATGCTCGCGTTGATCCTCTGCGTGCCCGCGTTCGTGTGTCTCGCGCTCGCGATGGAACGCCATCAGCGCCTGGTATTCGGCGCGGCGCTCTCGCGCGTGGCCGCGCGCACGCTGCGCGTGACGGGCTGGCTCGGACTCGTCGTCGCGTTGGGGTTGGCCGTAGCGGCGCAGGGCTGGGCGCTCGGGCTCGTGTGGTATAGCGGCTGCACGAGTCTGGCGGCGGGCGTGGTGTACGCGCTGCTCATCGTCTATGAACGGCGGGCGACCGCGCGCCAGTGA
- a CDS encoding alpha/beta fold hydrolase, producing MTAIAYRRANVDGFNMFYREAGRAGAPKLLLLHGFPSSGHMFRDLIPLLADRFHIVAPDLPGFGQSDLPDRGTFAYTFENIAKVIGRFTEAIGFDRFAVYVFDYGAPTGFRLALNHPERITAIISQNGNAYEEGLSEGWNPIRAYWQDASPANREALRTMLTRETTIWQYTHGVPDVAAVSPDGWALDDYYMGRPGAHEIQLDLFRDYRNNVALYPQFQEYFRTHRPPFLAVWGKHDPFFLPPGAEAFKRDLPEADVRFYDTGHFALETHAAEIAAAIREFLA from the coding sequence ATGACTGCCATCGCCTATCGCCGTGCCAATGTCGACGGATTCAACATGTTCTATCGCGAGGCGGGCCGCGCGGGCGCGCCCAAGCTGCTGTTGCTGCACGGTTTTCCCAGCTCGGGCCATATGTTTCGCGACCTGATTCCGCTGCTCGCCGACCGCTTCCATATCGTCGCGCCGGACCTGCCGGGCTTTGGCCAGTCGGATCTGCCGGATCGCGGCACCTTCGCGTACACGTTCGAGAACATCGCGAAGGTGATCGGGCGTTTCACGGAGGCAATCGGCTTTGACCGCTTCGCCGTGTACGTTTTCGATTACGGCGCGCCCACGGGCTTCCGGCTCGCGCTCAATCATCCGGAGCGGATCACGGCGATCATTTCGCAGAACGGCAACGCGTACGAGGAAGGCTTGAGCGAGGGCTGGAACCCGATTCGCGCGTACTGGCAAGACGCCTCGCCGGCGAACCGCGAAGCGCTGCGAACGATGCTCACGCGTGAGACCACGATCTGGCAATACACGCACGGCGTCCCCGACGTTGCGGCCGTGTCGCCCGACGGCTGGGCGCTCGACGACTACTACATGGGCCGCCCCGGCGCTCACGAGATCCAGCTCGATCTGTTCCGCGACTATCGCAACAACGTCGCGCTGTATCCGCAATTTCAGGAATATTTCCGCACGCACCGGCCGCCGTTTCTCGCCGTGTGGGGCAAGCACGATCCGTTCTTCCTGCCGCCGGGCGCCGAGGCGTTCAAGCGCGATCTCCCCGAGGCGGACGTGCGCTTCTACGACACGGGCCACTTCGCGCTCGAAACCCACGCGGCCGAGATTGCCGCCGCGATCCGCGAATTTCTTGCGTAG